The Crateriforma spongiae sequence CGACGCCGGTTCGTATACTGGCGTTGGTCCATCCGTTCCCGTCCACGCGAAGTTACCGATGCCCGCTGCCGCGGCTCTAGACACCACGATTGCGGTCGTCACGCCGGAGAACATCGCGTTCGAATATCAGTTGGCGGGGCCGTTCCGACGGTTGCCGGCCTATCTGATCGATGTGATCGCACGCTGGATCATCATGGCGGCGGTGATCCTGGGCATGTGGATCGTTGGTGGGATGATCCGGATGTCCGCGTTGCAGGCGTACATGCTGGCGGCAACGTTTCTGTTGTACTTCGTGTTTACGAATTTCTACGGAACGTTGATGGAGAGCTACTTCAATGGCAAGACCATCGGGAAATGGGCGTGCGGCATCCGCGTGGTCGGAACCGACGGCGGGCCGATCGACTTTCGCCAAGCGTTGCTTCGCAATCTGATTCGCATTGCGGATTTGGCACCGTATGTTGTGTTGAACGACGTCAACGAGGAAATCCCGCCCATCTTTTTCTTGCCCGTCGGGGTTGTCGGTCTGGTCACGATGTTGTGCACCCGACGAATGCAGCGGTTGGGCGACCTGGCATGCGGGACGATGGTGATCGTGGACGAACGAAACTGGGAACTGCCGGTCAGCAAGATCGAAGACCCGCGTGTCGCGGCGCTGGCGTCTTACTTGCCGGCGGATTATCGGTTCAGCCGCAGCATGTCGCGGACGCTGGCCGTGTACGTGGAACGCCGTCAATATTTGACCCCCGCACGGCGACGCGAAATCGCTCGGAAACTGACGACGCCACTGATGGACCAGTTTGATTTTCGACCTGACATCGATCCTGATCTGTTGATGCTGGCGTTGTACCATCGGAACTTTCTTTGGAACGAAGGCGATGATTCGGCGGATCTGTCGGCGTTGAACGGATTCAGTCCTCTGGCAAAGGATCAATCGGCCGAAGAACCACCCATTGCGGCCGCGGTGTCAGAATCGGTGACACCCGTATCGGCTCTTTCGCCAGCTGCGACCACACAGGATGCTGCATCGGAGCCCGCCGGATGAACGTTGCAAAGATTCTGGAACAGCGTCGGATCCAGTGGCAAGAACTGGAACAACTGTGCGACGCGATGGAAATGCGCGGTCGCACCGGACGCACCAGCAAAGCCCAGCACCAGGGGGCGGCCGGCGTATCGCGTTTTGCCACGCTGTACCGTGCGGCTTGCGCCGACCTGGCGCTGGCCGACAGTTATCACCTACCGCCGGGGACGGTGGCATACCTGCACCGTTTGGTGGCGCGTGCCCATAGCCAGCTGTACCGGTCCAATCGGTTTGATCCGTCGGTTTGGTTTGACATTCTGTTTTATCAAGCGCCCCAGCAGATCTTTGCCGACCCTTGTGTGCGTGTCGCAACGCTGTTGTTCTTCGGGTTGTTCACCTTGTCGATGGTGTTGGGCGCCAACGACGACTGGTTTCCCGGGTTTGCCGATGCCGTGGTCGGCAACCAGCAACTGGAAGCCATGGAACAGATGTATGACCAACCGCTGTTTTCGGTCGACAACCAAACATCGTCGCTGGATCACTACATCAGCATGTCGGGGTTTTACATCATGCATAACACCGGCATCGGATTGCGGTGTTTTGCTTGGGGAATCTTGATCATTCCCTGTTTGTTCACGCTGGCACAAAACGCGGTGATTCTGGGTGCGTCGTTCGGCTACATGGCACGCGATGGTGTCGGTGGCAGCGACAACTTTTTTCACTTCGTCACCGCCCACGGTCCCTTTGAATTGACGGCAATCGCATTGGCGGCCGCGGCCGGTTTGCGGATCGGCGTCGGCTGGTTTTCCACCGGCGGATTGACGCGTTTGGATTCGATCAAGCGATCGGCCACCCGCTCGGTACCGATCATCACCGCATCGGTCACCCTGTTTGTGTTGGCGGCTTTCACCGAAGGATTCATATCCCCCAGCCCCCTGCCCTATCTGTTCAAGGCCGGCTGGGCGATCGCGTCGTCGGCGCTGATCAGTTTTTACTTCGTGGTACTGGGATTCCCACGCGCCGTCGCGGACCAGACTCTGGTAAGTGAACAGGATTAGCGGCCGATGGAACTGGATCAAACTCATGTCGTGATACGCAAGCGATTGCAAACGGAAATCGCCGACTTGGCATTGGTGATGTTGCGTCGGTATCCGTCGGCCCTGTTGGTCGGATTTTCGCTGGGTGCCCTGCCCTGGATCATTGCCAACGGTTTGCTGCTGTACTGGATCCCGTGGCGGGAAGCCCAATACACGTTTGCCGATCAAGATGCCGCGAGCGAAATGTGGCGCTATATTGCTTGGATGACGCTGTTGGTCGTCGCGGAGGTTCCGGCGGCGGGGGTTTGGACAACCTATTATCTGGGCCAAGCGGTCTTTGAAGAACAGCCGACGTGGCAAAACGTTCGGCGTGAAATCAATCGAAACTTTCTTCGCTGGTTCTGGTCATTGGGTGTCGTCCGTCTGCCCTTGCCGATCATGATCGTTTGCCTGTTTCGGATCGGACAAGCCGCCGACCCATCGGTCGATCTGCTGTTGTATTTGGGGATTTGGTTGGTGCTGTTGGCGTTCCGTTCGGCACGCCCTTTTTTGCCGGAGATCCTGTTGTTGGAACAATGCCCACGACGTTCGAAGGATCCGAATGTGGTGACCCTTTCACGACGGATGACCGCGTTGCATCGCCCCATGGCGGGGGAATTGACCGCTCGCATGTTAACGGTGGGGGTGGGGGCCGGCGTGGCGGCGGTTGCGTTCTATTTTTCGCTGACCACGGCCCGTGGACTTTTCTTTGGACGCTGGCAACACGACGAATTCGCCTTGATGGTGTTGTTCCCGCTTTCGCTATGGTTGGTCGGCGGATGGAGCGTCTTTTTCCGGTTGCTGAACTATTTGGACACGCGAATTCGATTGGAAGGCTGGGAAGTCGAATTGTCGGTTCGCGCCGAACGGTTGCGACAGTTCGGTGACGACGCACCGGTCATTGCAACGGGGGCGACGCGATGAAACCTTGGCTTGTGATCCTGTCCCTGCTTTGGGGAATCGGAACGGCACAGGGAACCGCGACAGCCTGGGTGCCCGCGGTTGCCGTGGCCGATGATCCACTGCTGCGGGATACCGCTTGGTTCGACGCGGAAACACAAACGTTGCGTCCGGTCGACGTTGAAAGCGATGAACAAGACACGGTCAATCGGAACAGTCGTTGGTTGCCCGACGCACAGAAAATCAAGCAAGCGTCATCGACCACACCGACCACCACCACCGGAAACGGAACAGCGTCACAGGTGGTCGGCTGGGTGCTGATCACGGTGTTTTTCATTCTTGTGATCGTTGCGGTGTTGTACGCTTTGAAAAACAGTGAAGCCCGGTGGGCGGTCGGCAACCAATCGAAGCAACCCATGTTGCACGATGATTTTGTCCAGCAGCGAATCAAGGAATTGCCAGCCGAATTGCAGCATGCGGGATCCGATCCGTTGACCGCGGCGGACCGTTTCCGCTTGGCAGGTCAGTACGATCGCGCGATCGTCATGCTGTACGGTCATCAATTGTTGTTTCTGGACCGGCACGGATTGTTGCGTCTTAGCCGTGGCAAAACGAACAAACGTTATGTGCGCGAAACCGCGGCGCATTCCATCGACGTGTCCGATTCATTGCGACGGACGGTGGAAGCGTTCGAACGGTCCTACTTCGGCCGCCATTCGATTCGGCGAGACGAGTTCGAGACGCTCTGGGCGGACAATCAAACGTTGGAACAGTCGGTGAACCAGATCGGGGCTTCGGCGGCATGAGCACGATGGAAGCAAATCGTTTCGCATCGAGTCGATTGCGGATGCGCTGGTCATGGGCGATGGCCACACTGTTTTTGCTGTCGACCGGTTGTGACTATTTCGACACGACGTATGGACCGGTCAAAGGATATTCCGGCGGCAATAGCATCAACGGTTTCGGCGGCTTTCGCAGTGCCATCGAATCCAAAGGCGCTTCGGCGCGAAAAGTCTATCGTTTAAGCCAACGCACCGGCGAAAACGATGTGCTGGTGTGGATTCCACAAACGATGTCCCAGGTCCCCTCCGATGCAACGACCTGGTTCAATCGGTGGCTGCGCAAAGGGAATCACACGCTGGTGTATGTCATCCCCGACAGCGGCAGCGAAGTGGAATATTGGCAACAGACGCGTCAGTTGTGCGCTCCGGCGGACCGTTTGACCTATCGACGCGAATTGGCCAAGGCGACCAATCGACGATTGGAATGGCGTCTGAATCGTCGGGATTTGCCATCCAACGGTTGGTTCCAGGCGTTCGCACTGGAAAGTCATCTGCCCTGTCGTGAATTGACCGGGCCATGGTCCGCGGATTTGGCAAAGCAATCCGCGAGCAATTCCGATTCAACACGAATCGATGCCTCGGAAGCGGCCAGCTTGGGTGTCGAGTTTCGCTTGGATGCTTTTGACGCCAAAGTTCACGACAAGATCCGCAAGAACGTTGACACGGACATCGGAGCAACCGGACCGTCCAGCCAGTATTGGACGACAGCATACGACCCCGGCGAAATCGATTCGGACACATCGTTTGAACCGCTGCTTCAGAATCAAGACGGCGTCCCTTTGGTCGGCCTGGTACAAAAACGAGCCTGGGCGGATTCGAAGATCATCGTGGTCGCCGGCGGTTCACTGCTGACCAACTTTGCAATGACCTCGGAGTGGAATCGCCAGTTAGCGTACAAAATCGTCGACGAGGCGTTGGCGTCGATCGATCCCGATGGCGCGGACGCACCCGGACGCGTCGGGATGCTGGTCAGCGAGACCTCGGACGTCATTGTCAGCGAATCATCCGACGGGCCACCGGTGATCGCGGGGATGCAATTGTTGTCGACGTGGCCGCTAAGTCTGATCACGATCCACGCGACCCTGTTGGGCGTCATCGCTTGTCTGGCTTTGTTGCCGATCTTTGGACGCCCGAGACGATTGCCACAAAAACCGATGACCGATTTCGGCGACCATTTGGATGCGGTCAGTGCCCTGATGACCAAGACGCCGCAAGACGGTTATGCTTTGGACCGATTGGCCGAATATCAGCGTACCGTTCATGGCGAAACCAGCTTGGGCGAAACGAGCATGAAAGAAGGCAAACTTGCACAAGCGGGGCCGGTCGAACAAGCAAACCAGAACAATAAGAAACAGCATGTCTGAATCGGATCCACGGTTTATCCAAATCAAAGATCTGTACGAGCGGATCACTCGCGAAGTCAGCAAACTGTACGTGGGCCAAGATGAATTGGTCCTGGGGACGTTGACGGCTTTGTTTTCCGGCGGCCACGTCTTGATCGAATCGGTTCCCGGCTTGGGCAAAACGTTGTTCGTGCGAACTCTGGGCCGTATTTTGGGATGCGAGTTTGGACGTGTGCAGTTCACCGCCGACCTGATGCCGTCGGACATCACCGGCGCGCCAGTGTTCGACATGCAGAACAACGAATTCCGCTTTCGCCCCGGACCGATTTTCACCCAGCTGTTGCTGGCCGACGAAATCAACCGGTCGCCCGCCAAGACGCACGCGGCGCTGTTGGAAATCATGCAGGAATACCGCGTCACGGTGGACGGAACCAGCCACGTGGTGCCCCGGCCGTTCTTGGTTTTGGCCACGCAAAACCCGCTGGAGAGCGAAGGGACGTATAACCTGCCCGAGGCCCAGCTGGATCGTTTCATGTTCAAGCTGCGGGTGAATTATCCGTCCGCCGCCGAAGAAGCCGATATCTTGCGGATGCACAGTCGGCAAATTGACCTGAACCAACGCTTGGAACAGGAAATCGAGGTGGTCACCAACCCGGACGAGGTCCAACAGACGATCCAGCTGTGCGGACAAGTGCGTGTGGAAGACAAACTGGTCGACTACATCAACGAATTGGTCCGCGCCACACGTTCTTGGCCCGCTTTCCATATTGGTGCATCCCCGCGTGCGGGACTTTCGCTGATGCAGGCGGCTCGTACCTTGGCCGCGTTGGCGGGCCGTGACTTTGCCGTGCCCGATGATGTCGCCGAGGTTATTCTGCCCACGCTTCGTCACCGTGTTCAGTTGACCGCGGAAGCCGAGATCGAGGGGCGAACGACCGACGAAGAATTGCAGGCGATGACCCGTGGGATCGAAGTCCCCCGAGACTGACCCGCGGCCAGGGGATAACGATGCACCGACAGGAAACGATCGGTCCGTTGATTCAGCGAAATCCCGTGTCGGCCGATTCAGCGTATCACGCATTCTGGGAATGCGAGGCGGCCGATTGCAGAAACTCCGCCGATGTGTTGACCATCATGTTGTCGGTTTCGGCCTGCCCGATACGATGCACCATGTGTGATCTATGGCGGAACACACTGGTTACGAAAACACCGCCGGGTGCCGTCCCACATCAAATACAGCATGCAATCGATCGGTTGCGTGTCGATGCACCGGAGTCGTCACGCAGCGGTTCGGTGGATCGTCCACGTTGGATCAAACTGTACAACAGTGGCTGTTTCTTCGATCCGTCCAGCATCCCGCCGGATGACTATGAATCGATCGGTCGCTTGGTCAGCGGGTTCGATCGCGTCATCGTGGAAAACCATCCGCGATTCGACCAAGGACGCCTGCAGAAATTTGCACGACACATCGACGGGCAACTGGAGATCGCTGTCGGACTGGAAACGGTCCAGCCGCGATGGTTGAGCCGCATGAAAAAGCGGATGACGCGGGACACCTTCGATGATTATGCGATGCGTTTACGATCAAACGACGTTGACCTGCGCGTCTTCTTGATATGGGGCGTGCCCGGAATATCGCATCAGGAGGCGTCAAAGTGGACGGTCATGTCGGCGCTTCATGCATCGCGAATGGGCGCAAGGCACATCAGCATTGTTCCGGCGCGACGTGGGAATGGATGGGGCGAATTCAAACAGCCGATTCCCGACGCAAATCCGATGGTCTTGGCCGGTCTGCAACAACAACTGATCCGAAGAATCGGTCACCATACCGTGGTAACCGTTGATTTGTGGGACATGGATAGCGATCAGCCTGGGGACGAGCGCGAAGCCTTGGAACAAATCGGTGAATTGAATCAACGCCAAGATCGCTCGATGAATCAGAAGACATGAATGCTGCCTATGACGTTGCCATCGTTGGTTCGGGATTCTCCGGCAGTTTGCTGGCAACGATTCTGGCAGAACGCGGTCGCCGGGTCGCGTTGATTGATCGCCAACGGCATCCACGCTTCGCCGTTGGTGAGTCTTCGACGCCGCTGGCCGACGCGATTCTGCGGCACTTGGGTGAACAATATGGTCGACCGGATTGGGTGAATCTATCGGCTTATGGATCGTGGAAAGACACGATGCCCACGGTGTCATGCGGTTTGAAACGCGGGTTCGCTTACTACCGCCATCATCGAAGGCAACCCTACCGGGACAGTCATGATCATGATTCATCCCTGTTAGTTTCCGCCAGCCGAAGTGACCAAGCCGGCGACACGCACTGGTACCGACCCGACGTGGATCACTACTTCCATCAGCAAGCGATCAAGGCCGGCGTGGCGGACCTGACCGGTTGGCAGCTTTCGGGGCTAGACACCGCGTCGCCGCATCGGATTGGGCTACATCATGTCCAGCATGATCATCAACAGTCGA is a genomic window containing:
- a CDS encoding RDD family protein, whose amino-acid sequence is MPAAAALDTTIAVVTPENIAFEYQLAGPFRRLPAYLIDVIARWIIMAAVILGMWIVGGMIRMSALQAYMLAATFLLYFVFTNFYGTLMESYFNGKTIGKWACGIRVVGTDGGPIDFRQALLRNLIRIADLAPYVVLNDVNEEIPPIFFLPVGVVGLVTMLCTRRMQRLGDLACGTMVIVDERNWELPVSKIEDPRVAALASYLPADYRFSRSMSRTLAVYVERRQYLTPARRREIARKLTTPLMDQFDFRPDIDPDLLMLALYHRNFLWNEGDDSADLSALNGFSPLAKDQSAEEPPIAAAVSESVTPVSALSPAATTQDAASEPAG
- a CDS encoding stage II sporulation protein M; the encoded protein is MNVAKILEQRRIQWQELEQLCDAMEMRGRTGRTSKAQHQGAAGVSRFATLYRAACADLALADSYHLPPGTVAYLHRLVARAHSQLYRSNRFDPSVWFDILFYQAPQQIFADPCVRVATLLFFGLFTLSMVLGANDDWFPGFADAVVGNQQLEAMEQMYDQPLFSVDNQTSSLDHYISMSGFYIMHNTGIGLRCFAWGILIIPCLFTLAQNAVILGASFGYMARDGVGGSDNFFHFVTAHGPFELTAIALAAAAGLRIGVGWFSTGGLTRLDSIKRSATRSVPIITASVTLFVLAAFTEGFISPSPLPYLFKAGWAIASSALISFYFVVLGFPRAVADQTLVSEQD
- a CDS encoding DUF4129 domain-containing protein, which codes for MKPWLVILSLLWGIGTAQGTATAWVPAVAVADDPLLRDTAWFDAETQTLRPVDVESDEQDTVNRNSRWLPDAQKIKQASSTTPTTTTGNGTASQVVGWVLITVFFILVIVAVLYALKNSEARWAVGNQSKQPMLHDDFVQQRIKELPAELQHAGSDPLTAADRFRLAGQYDRAIVMLYGHQLLFLDRHGLLRLSRGKTNKRYVRETAAHSIDVSDSLRRTVEAFERSYFGRHSIRRDEFETLWADNQTLEQSVNQIGASAA
- a CDS encoding AAA family ATPase translates to MSESDPRFIQIKDLYERITREVSKLYVGQDELVLGTLTALFSGGHVLIESVPGLGKTLFVRTLGRILGCEFGRVQFTADLMPSDITGAPVFDMQNNEFRFRPGPIFTQLLLADEINRSPAKTHAALLEIMQEYRVTVDGTSHVVPRPFLVLATQNPLESEGTYNLPEAQLDRFMFKLRVNYPSAAEEADILRMHSRQIDLNQRLEQEIEVVTNPDEVQQTIQLCGQVRVEDKLVDYINELVRATRSWPAFHIGASPRAGLSLMQAARTLAALAGRDFAVPDDVAEVILPTLRHRVQLTAEAEIEGRTTDEELQAMTRGIEVPRD
- a CDS encoding Fe-S oxidoreductase; this encodes MHRQETIGPLIQRNPVSADSAYHAFWECEAADCRNSADVLTIMLSVSACPIRCTMCDLWRNTLVTKTPPGAVPHQIQHAIDRLRVDAPESSRSGSVDRPRWIKLYNSGCFFDPSSIPPDDYESIGRLVSGFDRVIVENHPRFDQGRLQKFARHIDGQLEIAVGLETVQPRWLSRMKKRMTRDTFDDYAMRLRSNDVDLRVFLIWGVPGISHQEASKWTVMSALHASRMGARHISIVPARRGNGWGEFKQPIPDANPMVLAGLQQQLIRRIGHHTVVTVDLWDMDSDQPGDEREALEQIGELNQRQDRSMNQKT